One Sulfitobacter sp. M39 genomic window, TTGAGGTGGGGATCGTCGGCGCAGGCTTGCTTCCAGCCTTTATCCGCCAGTGCCAGCATGAACGGCATCGTGGCGTTGCCAAGCGCGATGGTCGATGTCCGCGCCACGGCACCGGGCATGTTGGCAACGCAGTAGTGCATAATGCCGTCCACTTCGTATACGGGGTCTTGGTGGGTGGTCGCTTTCGAGGTTTCAAAGCAGCCACCTTGGTCAATCGCTACGTCCACCAGCGCCGCGCCGGGCTTGAGCTCGGACAGTTGCGCGCGGCTGATCAGCTTGGGGGCGGCGGCACCGGGGATCAGGACGGCACCGATGATCATATCGGCCTCGCGCGCCAGTTCGATCGTATTGCCCGCCGAGGCGTAAGAAGTGTTGAATACGCCACCATAGATGTCGTCCAGATAGCGCAAACGGGGCAGGGACCGGTCAAGCACGGTGACATCCGCACCCATACCAGCGGCAATCCGTGCGGCGTGTGTGCCGACAACACCGCCGCCGATGACGACCACGCGCGCCGGACCAACGCCGGGAACGCCGCCCATCAGCACGCCGCGCCCACCGTTGGCTTTTTGCAGCGTCCATGCGCCCACCTGCGGGGCCAGACGACCGGCGACTTCGGACATTGGCGCAAGCAGTGGCAAGCCGCCATTGCGGTCGGTGACGGTTTCATAGGCGATACAAGTCGCACCGGAGGCCAGAAGATCCTTGGTCTGTTCGGGGTCGGGGGCGAGGTGCAGATACGTGAACAGGATCTGTCCTTCGCGCAGCATCTTGCGTTCAACCGCCTGGGGTTCCTTGACCTTGACGATCATGTCGGCGCTGTCGAAGACCTCTTGCGCGGTGGCAAGGATCGTCGCGCCTGCGTCGGTATAGGCGGCGTCATCAAAACCAGCGCCGATGCCGGCACCTGCTTCGATAACAACCTCATGTCCCTTGTTCACCGCCTCGTAAGCGGCATTCGGGGTCATGCCGACGCGGAATTCCTGTGGCTTGATTTCTTTGGGGCAACCGATTTTCATGAGCTCATCCTATTGAGGGTGCATTTGAATTACGGTACGCCCCTCGATACGCAATTGGGCACGGATTATGGGCCGTTATCCCCCTTGCTCTTCGAATACTCTGCTGCATATTGGTCATTTCACGCGAAAGTATTGCGCCACATGAGTCTAGACGACATCGATCGCCGCATCCTTACTGCCCTTCAACGCAATGGGCGGATGTCGAACTCTGACCTATCTGAAAAGGTACATCTGTCGCCGTCGGCCTGTCATCGGCGCGTGCAGCGGCTGGAGGCCGAAGGGTATATCCGTGATTACGTCGCCCTGCTGAACCCGCGCAAGATGGGCGTCCCCACGACGGTGTTTGTCGAGATCACCCTACAAGGCCAAGCGGACGAGGTGCTGGACGCCTTTGAAAAAGCGGTCGCGCGTATTCCCGATGTGCTGGAATGTCACCTGATGGCGGGGGCCGCGGATTACCTGCTTAAGGTCGTGGCCGAAAATACCGAGGATTTCGCCCGCATCCATCGCCAGCATCTGGCGCGGTTGCCCGGTGTGGGGCAGATGCAATCCAGCTTTGCGCTGCGCACGGTGTGCAACACCACAGCGCTGCCAGTCGGTTAAATCGCAGACGGAAACAGCGCCATCCAGATACCTGCGAACATCGCGATGCCGCCGATATTGACCCAAGCGTGCCATGTCGCATAGCGAAAGCGCATGGCCCGGCGCACGTAAAAGCCGACGCCGATCACATAGGCAAATGCCCCGCCGAGAATGCACCAGAGTGTTGCCAGCGGCACCCCTGTCAGGTCCGGCAGTGCGCAAAGGCCAATGGCGCCCAGCCCCAGATAGGATGCGGTGGACCACTTGCCCTGAACCTGCGGGTCGGTGATCTTTTTATACATCGCCACAAGCGCCAGCCCCCATGACACACAAAGCAGCGTGATCGTCCATGTCGTGCCTGCCTGCACGAAGAACGGCGTAAACGTGCCCGCGATACTGGGATAGATCGCCGCATGATCAATCCGCCGCATCAATTTGCGCGCGTCATGCCACGGCGCGAAGTGGTAGGCGCAGGATGCAAGGTTCGATGCCAGTGCGCAAAGCACATAGACCACCACCGCGACCGTCACCGCCGTTTGCAGCGATGTGGCCGATTTCATCACCA contains:
- the ald gene encoding alanine dehydrogenase, which codes for MKIGCPKEIKPQEFRVGMTPNAAYEAVNKGHEVVIEAGAGIGAGFDDAAYTDAGATILATAQEVFDSADMIVKVKEPQAVERKMLREGQILFTYLHLAPDPEQTKDLLASGATCIAYETVTDRNGGLPLLAPMSEVAGRLAPQVGAWTLQKANGGRGVLMGGVPGVGPARVVVIGGGVVGTHAARIAAGMGADVTVLDRSLPRLRYLDDIYGGVFNTSYASAGNTIELAREADMIIGAVLIPGAAAPKLISRAQLSELKPGAALVDVAIDQGGCFETSKATTHQDPVYEVDGIMHYCVANMPGAVARTSTIALGNATMPFMLALADKGWKQACADDPHLKAGLNVHAGQLTYAAVAEALGMEAITADQAIAG
- a CDS encoding Lrp/AsnC family transcriptional regulator codes for the protein MSLDDIDRRILTALQRNGRMSNSDLSEKVHLSPSACHRRVQRLEAEGYIRDYVALLNPRKMGVPTTVFVEITLQGQADEVLDAFEKAVARIPDVLECHLMAGAADYLLKVVAENTEDFARIHRQHLARLPGVGQMQSSFALRTVCNTTALPVG
- the trhA gene encoding PAQR family membrane homeostasis protein TrhA, with the protein product MTQPTYPSVAPIHRRADLIVHLVGLALILGAGGALVMKSATSLQTAVTVAVVVYVLCALASNLASCAYHFAPWHDARKLMRRIDHAAIYPSIAGTFTPFFVQAGTTWTITLLCVSWGLALVAMYKKITDPQVQGKWSTASYLGLGAIGLCALPDLTGVPLATLWCILGGAFAYVIGVGFYVRRAMRFRYATWHAWVNIGGIAMFAGIWMALFPSAI